One genomic segment of Synechocystis sp. LKSZ1 includes these proteins:
- the tsaE gene encoding tRNA (adenosine(37)-N6)-threonylcarbamoyltransferase complex ATPase subunit type 1 TsaE, whose amino-acid sequence MLDGQYEVLLATAHHTQRLGQALGQGLPAGSVILLRGDLGAGKTTLVQGIGDGLGITEPIVSPTFTLINEYLEGRLPLYHLDLYRLAPTEVAQLYLEQYWLGQDYPLGLTAIEWADRLPQQPEQWLTIELYPFNTGRGAKLISPWLDLKPLLTNVFSFH is encoded by the coding sequence ATGCTTGATGGACAGTATGAAGTCCTCCTCGCCACGGCCCACCATACCCAGCGATTGGGCCAGGCCCTAGGCCAGGGCCTGCCAGCGGGGAGTGTGATTTTATTGAGGGGAGACCTAGGGGCCGGTAAAACCACCCTGGTTCAAGGCATTGGTGACGGCTTGGGCATTACCGAGCCCATTGTCAGTCCGACCTTTACCTTAATTAATGAATACCTCGAGGGCCGTCTGCCGCTCTACCACCTTGACCTCTATCGCTTGGCCCCGACGGAAGTGGCCCAGCTTTACCTGGAACAATATTGGCTTGGTCAGGATTATCCCCTCGGCCTCACCGCTATTGAATGGGCCGACCGCTTACCCCAACAGCCCGAGCAATGGCTGACGATTGAGCTTTATCCCTTCAATACAGGACGAGGGGCCAAGCTCATCTCCCCCTGGCTCGATCTAAAACCGCTCCTAACAAACGTTTTCTCCTTCCATTAA